The DNA segment GTATTTTCTATCTACAAAACCAACTCCCCAAATAGATACCAAAGGTTTTCCATTATGATGTAAGTAGTTCTTTTTATTCTTTCCTTTATTAAAGTGGAATTCACCAATTAAAGATTTCCAATCAGCTACTAACGTTTCATAACAGCTTTCTTCTTTCTTTAATCCAGAAAGGTCATACATCACAGCTATTGCTCTGTCATATTTGTTGGCTGCATCAAAAGCATTAGAAAGAATTTGTGTTATTTCTTTCCTTTTCTCTTTATGATTAGTGTTTTGGTAAAAACGTTGCATAAATACACCATCAATACCATACTCTTTCATCCACTTAAAATGTAAGTCTACTGTCGAAGCATCTAATGAACTAAATACTTTAGCTTTAGAACCATCTTCATTTTTAAACTTAGTAGAGTATTGCTTTTTATATTCCCTCACATCTGGCCACATATCGATGGTGATTTGATCAGGCCCAAATTTATTGCCTCGACCAAAGTGCCCCCAGCCCTGATGTCCACCATCGCCAGGGGCTCTAAACCATCCTTGATAACCACACATCACAAGACCCTTATAGGAAGGGTAGTTTAATTTCTCTTTTTTCTCCTTATTAAAACTGAATAATAATGTAAGACAAGTAATACTTATTATTAGAATAGAAGAGAGTTTATATAATTTCATTTCATCTATAATTTATATACAAAATATGTTTCTGTAGAAATAGATGTTTATTTTTCATTTCTATGCTTACAAACTTAGGCTAGATAACAAATGATAAATTAATCAATACTTAATTAGATTTTTTTGTAAGACAAAACTGTACAAAAAACTACCGTAATCGGCGAAAAAAAAAATTACAGGTACAAGAGCAAATACTTGATTAATCACTTAATAAGGTATTAATGTGGTTTTAATAAGTAACAAACTCGCTTTTTTAGCTAAAATCAACACCAAAATTCATCTACCCTCTATATGCTTCTCAAAAAACTAAAGAATGAATTTATAATAACAGAAAATTTTAAAATTTGGGTGTTTTGTCTTTCAAATCTACCTTTTTCCATGGATAAAAGAATACTGATTTCCACAAGAATTGATGAAAAGTAGTTTCATAGATAGAACGCTAATAACATAAAAACAAAGGAAACAAGCAGCAATTAACACTGAATAACAACGACTTACATTTCATTATTAATTCATTATATGATAATTAATCTTCAATTAATACCAAGAAATAACTTTGAGATGTAATATTTAACAATGATGACATGAAAAGAATTATAACTGTACTTGCACTCTTATTTGTTTCTGCAAATGTTTTTTGTGCTAATCCGCCTAAGAAAAGTAAGAAGACTAACCTCTTATTTATTGTTACTGATCAACAACAGTATAAAGCTCTTGGCTTAGCGGGTAATAAAGTATTAAAAACTCCAAACCTTGATAGGTTAGGAGAAAGTGGTGCTTACTTTGTTAATGCATATTCTTCATGTGCAGTATGTGGTCCTGCTCGATCTTCCATCTTAACGGGTAGA comes from the Flammeovirga agarivorans genome and includes:
- a CDS encoding glycoside hydrolase family 71/99-like protein, coding for MKLYKLSSILIISITCLTLLFSFNKEKKEKLNYPSYKGLVMCGYQGWFRAPGDGGHQGWGHFGRGNKFGPDQITIDMWPDVREYKKQYSTKFKNEDGSKAKVFSSLDASTVDLHFKWMKEYGIDGVFMQRFYQNTNHKEKRKEITQILSNAFDAANKYDRAIAVMYDLSGLKKEESCYETLVADWKSLIGEFHFNKGKNKKNYLHHNGKPLVSIWGVGFVDRKYSIQSSEIERFINFLKNDPKYGGFSVMLGVPTKFRSLEGDCLPDPALHDVIKKVDIVQPWFVGRFKMKHLQNDVYKEQVSEDIAWCKQMGVDYVPTIYPGFSWYNLQNVKGDRGYGINASLNAIPRSKGEFLNKQIDITINKGSEMLYVAMFDEIDEGTAIMKVTNQPPVNGVFADYEGLPSDHYLKIIGQASRKIKQATSIR